DNA from Leucobacter aridicollis:
GGGTCGAGCCGGCGCGCCTCGCGCTCATGCTCGTCTCGGTCGGACTCATCGCCGTCGTCACCGCGGCGGCCGGCCCGATCTCATTCATCGCACTTGCTGCCCCGCAGATCGCCAGGCGGGTGACCCGCTCGGCAGGCGTCTCCGTCGTCTCCTCGGCGATGATGGGTGCCGTCCTGCTGTCGGCCTCCGATTTCGTCGCGCTCCACGCACTGCCAGCCATGCTTCCCGTTGGCACCGTCACCGTTGTTATCGGCGGCGGCTACCTGATCTGGCTCCTCATCCACGAGGCGCGCCGCCGCGGCTGATCGCCTCGGCCCATCCGCGCCAGTCGCACGCCCCTCATCCGAAAGCACTGCCATGACCACTCACACGCTCTCCCCCGCCGCCCTCCGCGTCGAGCACGCCACGATCGGCTACGACCAGAAGACGATCTCGACCGACCTCTCTATCGAGATCCCCGACGGCTCGTTCACCGTGATCGTCGGGCCCAACGCCTGCGGTAAGTCCACGCTGCTTCGGGCGCTCTCTCGGCTCCTCAAACCCACCGCCGGCCGCGTGCTCCTCGACGGGAAGAGCATCTCCTCGTACCGCGCGAAGGAGGTCGCGAAGCGCCTCGGACTGCTCCCCCAGACGTCGCTCGCTCCCGACGGGATCACCGTCGCAGATCTCGTGGCGCGCGGCCGCTACCCCCACCAGGGGCTCATCAGGCAATGGTCAGACGCCGACGAGCGCGCCGTGCTCGACGCGATGACCGCGACCGGCGTGACCGAACTGTCGACGCGGCTCGTCGACGAGCTCTCCGGCGGGCAACGCCAGCGCGTCTGGGTCGCGATGGTGCTCGCGCAGCAGACCGAGCTGCTGCTGCTCGACGAGCCCACAACGTTTCTCGACATCGCCCACCAGATCGAGCTGCTCGAGCTCTTTACCGATCTCAACCTCGCCGGGAACACGCTCGTTGCGGTGCTGCACGACCTGAATCAGGCCGCGCGCTACGGGACCCATCTCGTCGCCATGAAGGACGGCCGAATCGTGGCGCAGGGCGCCCCCGAAGAGATCGTCACCGAGCAGCTGGTGTCCGAGGTCTTCGGGCTCGCCTGCCGGGTGGTGCCGGACCCGGTGGCGGGCACCCCCACCGTCGTGCCGCTGGGGCGGGACCGGTCTCGCGGAGGTGCGGCGAGTCCCGAACGCGATGCAGCGCGTCCCCCTCGCGCATCGCTGCCTGAATACCGTTAATGCTGGGCCCTCCGGGCTCGCAACATGGGCCCTCCGGGCTCGATTCAACTCAGGCCCGTCTTTCCCGGGCCACCGTCTGTTAGCAAGGACACACATGCCACTCCCGTCCACACCCACGGCTCCCGTCACCCGCAGAGCGGCGCCTCGACGTCGCGCGTACGCGCTCCTCGCGGCGGCGGTATCGGTTGGCCTCCTCGCCGGCTGCGCGAGCGCCGCACCCGCCTCCGAGGAGGAGACCCCGGCGGCATCGTCGGAGACCATCAGCTTCGAATACGAGGGCTACTCCGCCGAGATCCCGGACGACCCGAAGCGGGTCGTCGTGCTCGATAGCCGGAGCGGCCTCGAAATGGCGCTGCTCGCCGACTACCCGCTCGTCGCGACCGCGTACGGCACCGACAGCCCGCTTTCCCCGCTCATCGATGACAACGTCGCGCACCTGAAGAACACCGCGTTCGACCTGAATCGCGAGGAGATCGCCTCGTACGACCCCGACCTCATCGTCGTCGGCGTCGGCTGGTGGAACTTCTACGAGGGCGAGGACTTCAAGCTCGGCGAGATCGCGCCCGTGCTCGCCGTCAACGACGGCCTCGACGTCGAGGGTGCCTCGGCCGACAACCCGTTCGAGGCGATGACCGCGCAGCTCACGCTCCTCGGCCGCGAGGACAAAGCTGAGGACGCCATCGCGGGCTACGAGAAGGCCGTCGCGGATGCCCGTGAGCGTATCGGGGCATACACGGACGGCAAGGTGGCATCGGTCATTCATTCGCCCGTCGACAACTTCACGGTGATCTCGGACGAGTCGATCTACGAGGTCGTGCTCCCGGAGCTCGGGTTCACCATCCTCGAGAGCGACGAGATCAACGCCGCACCGCCGAACCCGAACGGCATCGGCCACATGCTGAGCTACGAGAACGCGGTCGGAGTCTTCTCCGACACCGACATGCTGCTCGTGTACAAGGACAACGTCGCCGCGGATCTCGACCCGCTCCTCAAGCGCGTACCTGCGGTGGAGCGGGGCACCTGGATCGAGGGCAACCTCGCCGAACGCTTCGGCTTCGCGCTCACCTACACGAGCTTCGTGAACGGAATCGCTGACGCCGTCGAGGCATTCCCCGACTTCTCGAAGTAGCAAGCGCACGCAGCGCGCCACTGCTCCCCGCGAGGGGACGCGCCCCGGTCCGGTGAGGGGGTTCACGGGCTCGGGGCGCTCGCGCGTTTCGTGAGCGCGACGGTGCGCCAGCGCCCGCAGACCGGCCGGTCGCGCCAGCGACCCGGGATCGGTCGCCTGCCGCCCAGAAGGTGGGCTCGCCGCTGCCGTCGCCGTTAACGCCGGGTGCGCCGCCGCCGTTCCTGCCGCCGACGACAGCGATCGACCCGAGCGCATCGGTCCGCAGCACGTCCACCCCGGCGTCCGACAGCGTCGTGAGCAGCTCCGGGTTCGGGTGTCCGTAGCGGTTCTCGGCGCCAACCGAGATGAGCGCCGCGCGGGATCCGAGCGACTCGTAGAACCCCGGGGCCTGATTGCGGGAGCCGTGGTGGGCAACCTTCACGATGTCGGCCGTGAGGCGCGGGAACGCCCGCATGAGTGGCGCTTGCTCCGCTGCGCCGGTGTCTCCGAGGAGCAGCACGGCGAGCTCCCCGATCTCGACCCGCAGCACGAGGCTCGTCGCGTTCACGTCGGGGTAGGACGTTCGCGCGGGTGGCGAGAGCACCTCCCACCGGAGATCACTGACTTCCCGGCCGCTGCCGACTCCAGGCCGCGCGCCCGCCCCTGACGCGCCCGCCACGGCCTCCACTGCGCGGATACCAAGGGCGCTCACCCGATCGTGAATCCGCTGCCGCCCCAGCTCCTCGCCGCTGTCTGGCGGGAGCAGCGCGGCGTCCACCCGGTCGCCGATCTCCTCGAGGGCCCCGACGTGATCCCAGTGATCGTGGGTTACGACAAGCAGCCCGATCCGGTCGACGCCGAACAGGTCGAGGCACGCCGCAAGCCCGTCCGGGTCGTCGCCGGTGTCGATGAGGATCACCTCGTCACGACGGCTGGGGTCGCGCAGCAGCACGGCGTCCCCCTGCCCGACGTCGCAGGCGACGACCGCCCAGTCGCGCGGCACGCCGAACCGAAGCGTGAGCGGCGCGACAACCGCCACACCCGCAGCGATCCCGGCCGCCGTCGCACCCGCCGCCCATGCGGCGGCGGTCGGCCCGACGGCTGCGCGCACCGGCCCGACCCAACCTCGCCGGTCTCGCCGACGGGCTGGGCGCGGCGCCATCGCGACACGAGTCCCCCGCTGCACCACACCGTCGGTCGACGCCGCCGGAGCGCGCTGAGCGCGTCCGCGCAGCGCGAGCGCGAGCCCAGCGAGACAGTACACCCCTGTGAGCGCCGCCGCACCGCCCCAGCCGTCCGGCCAGAACAGCCGCGCTCCCGGAAGCGCGGTGCCGACCGCGCCCGCCGCCTCGATCCACCGGGCCGGCCAGGTCGCGAGCGCGAGAGTTGCGCCGCCCAGGCTTCCCTGGAGCGGGAGAACGAGGAGAGCGAGCAGTCCAGCGGCCGTGCCTGCGGGGGCCGCGGGAGCCGCGAGCAGGTTGGCAAGGATGCCGCCGACGGAGAACCCGGGCTGCAGGAGCAGCAGGAGCGGCGCGCAGCTGACCTGAGCCACCGCCGCGACGGCGAGCGGAAGGGCGATGAATCGCGGAATCCGGGCTCGCCGACGCAGCCAGGCCGTCACCGGGGTCGCTGCGAGGACTATCCCGCCGGCAGCAACGACGGAGAGCGCAAACCCTGGCTGGATCGCCTGCCACGGGTCCGCCCAGAGCAGCACGAGCACTGCCAGGCCGAGCGCGGGCAAAGAACGCCCCTGTTTCCCGCCGAAGTTCGACGCCAGCAGCACGCCCGCCATGATCGCCGCGCGCTGCACGCTCGCGTCGGGGCCAACGATGATCACGAAGCAGACGAGCGCGCCGCCGGCGATACACACCCTGACCCGCCGGCCGGCGCCGAGTGCACGCGCACCCGCGACGGCTGCGGCGATGACGAGGGCGCAGTTCGAGCCGGAGACTGATCGCTTCCCAGATGACACCGCGCATTGCTTACACAGAGCCAAAGTTGGGCGTCGAAAGGTGAGGAATGCGAAGTGAAGAGAAGCTCGTCTGTCGAGAGTATCTCAGGGTGTCGAAAGACCGCTACGGTACCGGTCGGTCGCCTGACGAGCAGCACGCCGACAACGTCGAAGCTGTGAAGCGTAATGGGTGGAGCATGCACCCGAACCCCTACCGCGATGACGACCGAAGCGCCTCGCGGTATGCCAAGAAGTCACGCGAGGGCTTCGAGCAGCTCATGCAGGATCTCGAAGAGAATTCCTTCGGTGCTGATGCGCTCGTACTCTGGGAATCGTCGCGCGGCTCGCGTCGCGCCGGCGAGTGGGTCGATCTCCTGGATCTGCTCGCAGAGCGCGGCGTGCGCGTGCTGGTCGTCACCCACCAACGCCTCTACGATCCGGCGAACGCGCGCGACCGGCGGTCGCTGCTTGAAGACGCGGTCGATTCGGAGTACGAGAGCGCCAAGACTTCCGAGCGTCTCCGCCGCAGCGCAAAGTCTCTAGCGGAGAAAGGCCAGGTGCATGGCAAGCACCTTTACGGCTACAAGCGGATCTATGACTCTGAAACCCGGCGGCTGCTCCGCATCGAGCCGCATACCGAGCAGGCACCGGTCGTGCGCGAAGTATTCCGGCGCGCATTGGCCGGGCAGTCATACAACGGCATCGCGAAGTGGCTGAACGAGTCTGGCATCCCGCCCCGCCGGCCGCAGCAGTTCAAGACCCCGCGCACCATCACCGGCTGGAACTCATCGTCGGTACGGCAGCTGCTGAACGCGGAGGCGTACACCGGTGTGAGACTCCACCACGGCCGCGTCGCATCAACCGAGGCAGTCTGGCCTCCGCTCGTCAGCCGCGAGGACTGGGACGCTCTGCAGCAGATCAACGCGGGCCGGGTGAGTTTTGGCAGCCCGAAAGATTCACGTGCGAAAAGGCTGCTTGTCGGGATCGCCCAGTGCGACGAGTGCAGCGCATGGATGGGGATTTTCCCGCAGAACCGCGGCTCAAAGAAACTCGATTCAGAGGGCAAGCCGATCCCCCGCGAGCGCTACTGGTCGTACATCTGCCAAGGTCTCCCCGGGGTCTCCGGTTTCCACGTCGCAATGAAGCAGGATCATTTGGATCACGCCATCACTGAGCTCATCATCGCCCGCCTGTCGCGCCCGGATTTCCTGGTTGTCGTAGGCCAGCAGGAGGCTGATACGCAGGCGGAGCGGGAGCAGCTCCGGCAGGAGATCGCCGGGCACCAGCACTGGCTAGAGGAGGTGCGGGTGAAAGCCGAGGAGACTCGTGATCTAACTCTCCTCTTTGACCAGGAGGCCCGGGTGCAGCCGAAGATCAAGGCTGCCCAAGAGCGGCTGGAGCGCCTCGCTGGCCTCGATCAGCAGGTGATGGATGTCGCCGGAGCTACAAGCGTACGCGAGGCGTGGGGGAAGCTCCCTCTGGAAGATCAGCGGCGGATTGTGCGCAGCCTGATGCGCATCCGCGTGAAGCGGGTTCCGGAAGGGATGAAGGGGCACCGGGGAGTCAATCTGGATCGCATCGAGGTCGTGTGGAAGTGAGCCGACTCGTCGAGGTCAATATCGAGAAATTCGACCGCAGCCTCGATTTTCTCTCTTCTCGCACCCGCGACACCCGGGCGGTACGACATCTCCGTGCTGACTACGCCGCCCTCGCTGTCGGCCTGCACGACGATCTACATGCGCTGCCGGCGATGGAAGCTGCCGCAGGCGGGTCGTTGGTGCTCGGCACGCTGCCGGTCGCGCTTGACCCGGTGCACATCGTTGAGCCGAAGGGCCTGCAGTGGGCGCGGAGCATGAGCTACGTCCACCGGTACCTCACAACGCATCACCGTCTCCCGCTCGTTAGCCAGCACCGCCACATGACCCCGAATCCGGCAGCGTGGCTCCTGCACCTCCGTCATGAGGAAGATCTCACGCCACGTCAG
Protein-coding regions in this window:
- a CDS encoding recombinase family protein, which translates into the protein MRSEEKLVCREYLRVSKDRYGTGRSPDEQHADNVEAVKRNGWSMHPNPYRDDDRSASRYAKKSREGFEQLMQDLEENSFGADALVLWESSRGSRRAGEWVDLLDLLAERGVRVLVVTHQRLYDPANARDRRSLLEDAVDSEYESAKTSERLRRSAKSLAEKGQVHGKHLYGYKRIYDSETRRLLRIEPHTEQAPVVREVFRRALAGQSYNGIAKWLNESGIPPRRPQQFKTPRTITGWNSSSVRQLLNAEAYTGVRLHHGRVASTEAVWPPLVSREDWDALQQINAGRVSFGSPKDSRAKRLLVGIAQCDECSAWMGIFPQNRGSKKLDSEGKPIPRERYWSYICQGLPGVSGFHVAMKQDHLDHAITELIIARLSRPDFLVVVGQQEADTQAEREQLRQEIAGHQHWLEEVRVKAEETRDLTLLFDQEARVQPKIKAAQERLERLAGLDQQVMDVAGATSVREAWGKLPLEDQRRIVRSLMRIRVKRVPEGMKGHRGVNLDRIEVVWK
- a CDS encoding ABC transporter substrate-binding protein, yielding MPLPSTPTAPVTRRAAPRRRAYALLAAAVSVGLLAGCASAAPASEEETPAASSETISFEYEGYSAEIPDDPKRVVVLDSRSGLEMALLADYPLVATAYGTDSPLSPLIDDNVAHLKNTAFDLNREEIASYDPDLIVVGVGWWNFYEGEDFKLGEIAPVLAVNDGLDVEGASADNPFEAMTAQLTLLGREDKAEDAIAGYEKAVADARERIGAYTDGKVASVIHSPVDNFTVISDESIYEVVLPELGFTILESDEINAAPPNPNGIGHMLSYENAVGVFSDTDMLLVYKDNVAADLDPLLKRVPAVERGTWIEGNLAERFGFALTYTSFVNGIADAVEAFPDFSK
- a CDS encoding ComEC/Rec2 family competence protein — protein: MSSGKRSVSGSNCALVIAAAVAGARALGAGRRVRVCIAGGALVCFVIIVGPDASVQRAAIMAGVLLASNFGGKQGRSLPALGLAVLVLLWADPWQAIQPGFALSVVAAGGIVLAATPVTAWLRRRARIPRFIALPLAVAAVAQVSCAPLLLLLQPGFSVGGILANLLAAPAAPAGTAAGLLALLVLPLQGSLGGATLALATWPARWIEAAGAVGTALPGARLFWPDGWGGAAALTGVYCLAGLALALRGRAQRAPAASTDGVVQRGTRVAMAPRPARRRDRRGWVGPVRAAVGPTAAAWAAGATAAGIAAGVAVVAPLTLRFGVPRDWAVVACDVGQGDAVLLRDPSRRDEVILIDTGDDPDGLAACLDLFGVDRIGLLVVTHDHWDHVGALEEIGDRVDAALLPPDSGEELGRQRIHDRVSALGIRAVEAVAGASGAGARPGVGSGREVSDLRWEVLSPPARTSYPDVNATSLVLRVEIGELAVLLLGDTGAAEQAPLMRAFPRLTADIVKVAHHGSRNQAPGFYESLGSRAALISVGAENRYGHPNPELLTTLSDAGVDVLRTDALGSIAVVGGRNGGGAPGVNGDGSGEPTFWAAGDRSRVAGATGRSAGAGAPSRSRNARAPRAREPPHRTGARPLAGSSGALRALATSRSRGMPRRRQRFRSRSSCR
- a CDS encoding ABC transporter ATP-binding protein, producing MTTHTLSPAALRVEHATIGYDQKTISTDLSIEIPDGSFTVIVGPNACGKSTLLRALSRLLKPTAGRVLLDGKSISSYRAKEVAKRLGLLPQTSLAPDGITVADLVARGRYPHQGLIRQWSDADERAVLDAMTATGVTELSTRLVDELSGGQRQRVWVAMVLAQQTELLLLDEPTTFLDIAHQIELLELFTDLNLAGNTLVAVLHDLNQAARYGTHLVAMKDGRIVAQGAPEEIVTEQLVSEVFGLACRVVPDPVAGTPTVVPLGRDRSRGGAASPERDAARPPRASLPEYR